The following coding sequences lie in one Anguilla anguilla isolate fAngAng1 chromosome 14, fAngAng1.pri, whole genome shotgun sequence genomic window:
- the LOC118213315 gene encoding zona pellucida sperm-binding protein 3-like, whose amino-acid sequence MRGERLFSGLVVFGLLGYLCNAQGGYQSSNSNADGFATTPQINRKPVGSQAPITARPTFGRPWFTQGPATRPTIGRPGFTQGPATRPTIGRPGFTQGPATRPTLGGPKGSTIPAEPPTPKPDAVKAHCGESSVQLEVDMDLLGIGHLIQPTDITLGGCGHVDLDGSTQVLLFETELHSCGSVLAMTADSLVYTFTLNYQPSALGATPIIRTSSAVVGIQCHYMRLHNVSSNALKPTWIPYHSTLSAEDLLVFSLRLMADNWQTERTSTVFFLGDLINIEASVVQANHVPLRVFVDTCVATLDPDMNAVPRYAFIENKGCLMDSKLTNSHSQFLSRVQDDKLQFQLDAFRFAQETRSAIYIFCHLKATAALPDSEGKACSFPLGKERWVSASGNDQACSCCDTSCAGRKGRSVDSAVQYEGDAVLGPIAVQEATKDVQQSTGTLKADHRAEGASEAVFMAAVVAAVALVCMIVLVTVLAWRRYKPITL is encoded by the exons ATGAGGGGAGAAAGGCTGTTTAGTGGGTTGGTGGTGTTTGGTTTGTTGGGGTATTTATGTAATGCTCAAGGGGGATATCAGTCTTCCAACAGTAATGCAGATGGTTTTGCAACAACCCCACAGATTAACAGGAAGCCAGTGGGCTCACAAGCACCTATCACAGCCCGCCCAACATTTGGAAGACCATGGTTCACCCAGGGTCCTGCGACCCGCCCAACCATTGGACGGCCAGGCTTCACCCAGGGTCCTGCGACCCGCCCAACCATTGGACGGCCAGGCTTCACCCAGGGTCCTGCGACCCGCCCAACTCTTGGGGGACCCAAAGGGTCTACAATTCCAGCGGAACCTCCTACACCTAAGCCAGATGCTGTGAAGGCTCACTGTGGGGAAAGCTCTGTTCAGTTGGAAGTGGATATGGACCTGCTAGGCATCGGCCACCTTATCCAGCCCACTGACATCACCCTAGGAGGCTGCGGACATGTTGACCTGGATGGGTCTACCCAAGTGCTTCTATTTGAGACTGAGCTGCACAGCTGTGGCAGTGTGCTTGCA aTGACTGCTGACTCCCTAGTGTACACCTTCACCCTGAATTACCAACCTAGCGCACTTGGTGCTACTCCCATCATTAGAACATCAAGTGCCGTGGTGGGCATTCAGTGCCACTACATGAG GCTGCATAATGTGAGCAGCAATGCCCTGAAACCAACCTGGATCCCCTACCACTCCACCCTGTCTGCTGAGGACCTCCTTGTATTCTCCCTGAGGCTCATGGCTG ATAACTGGCAAACGGAGAGGACATCCACGGTGTTCTTCCTGGGTGACCTCATCAACATTGAGGCTTCAGTGGTCCAGGCCAACCACGTGCCCCTCCGCGTGTTTGTGGATACCTGTGTAGCTACTTTGGACCCTGACATGAATGCTGTCCCCAGATATGCTTTCATTGAAAACAAGGG GTGTCTAATGGATTCCAAGCTGACCAACTCCCACTCACAGTTCCTGTCAAGGGTACAGGATGACAAGCTGCAATTTCAGCTGGATGCTTTCCGGTTTGCCCAGGAGACCAGGAGTGCT ATCTATATATTCTGCCATCTGAAAGCCACTGCTGCCTTGCCAGATTCAGAAGGGAAGGCCTGCTCATTTCCTCTTGGAAAGGAACG GTGGGTTAGTGCATCTGGGAATGACCAGGCGTGTAGTTGCTGCGACACCAGCTGTGCTGGGAGGAAGGGCAGGAGTGTGGATTCAG CTGTGCAGTATGAAGGTGATGCAGTCTTGGGCCCCATTGCTGTTCAAGAGGCCACCAAAGATGTGCAGCAGTCCACTGGCACTTTAAAGGCTGATCACAGAGCAGAAG GTGCCTCTGAGGCAGTCTTCATGGCTGCAGTGGTGGCTGCAGTTGCATTGGTTTGCATGATTGTGCTGGTGACTGTACTGGCATGGAGACGCTACAAACCTATTACCTTGTAA
- the LOC118213313 gene encoding zona pellucida sperm-binding protein 3-like, whose protein sequence is MRGERLFIGLIVFGVFEYLCDAQGGYQSSNSNAGDFVTTPQLNRKPVGSQAPVTARPTFGRPWFTQGPATRPTIGRPGFTQGPATRPTIGRPGFTQGPATRPTIGRPGFTQGPATRPTIGRPGFTQGPATRPTIGRPGFTQGPATRPTIGRPGFTQGPATRPTIGRPGFTQAPVTPRPTLGGPKGSTIPVEPPTPKPDAVKAHCGESSVQLEVDMDLLGIGHLIQPTDITLGGCGPVDLDGSTQVLLFETELHSCGSVLAMTADSLVYTFTLNYQPSALGATPIIRTSSAVVGIQCHYMRLHNVSSNALKPTWIPYHSTLSAEDLLVFSLRLMADNWQTERTSTVFFLGDLINIEASVVQANHVPLRVFVDTCVATLDPDMNAVPRYAFIENKGCLMDSKLTNSRSQFLSRVQDDKLQFQLDAFRFAQETRSAIYIFCHLKATAALPDSEGKACSFPLGKERWVSASGNDQACSCCDTSCAGRKGRSVDSGAQYEGGAVLGPIVIQEASKDVPESPGTLTADHRAGGSSEAVIMAAVMAAVGLACMIVLATVLVWRRYKHVL, encoded by the exons ATGAGGGGAGAAAGGTTGTTTATCGGGTTGATAGTTTTTGgtgtatttgaatatttgtgtGATGCTCAAGGGGGATATCAGTCTTCCAACAGTAATGCAGGAGATTTTGTAACAACCCCACAGCTTAACAGGAAGCCAGTGGGCTCACAAGCACCTGTCACAGCCCGCCCAACATTTGGAAGACCATGGTTCACCCAGGGTCCTGCGACCCGCCCAACCATTGGACGACCAGGCTTCACCCAGGGCCCTGCGACCCGCCCAACCATTGGACGACCAGGCTTCACCCAGGGCCCTGCGACCCGCCCAACCATTGGACGGCCAGGCTTCACCCAGGGTCCTGCGACCCGCCCAACCATTGGACGGCCAGGCTTCACCCAGGGCCCTGCGACCCGCCCAACCATTGGACGGCCAGGCTTCACCCAGGGCCCTGCGACCCGCCCAACCATTGGACGGCCAGGCTTCACCCAGGGTCCTGCGACCCGCCCAACCATTGGACGGCCAGGCTTCACCCAGGCTCCTGTGACGCCCCGCCCGACCCTTGGGGGACCCAAAGGGTCTACAATTCCAGTGGAACCTCCTACACCTAAACCAGATGCTGTGAAGGCTCACTGTGGGGAAAGCTCTGTTCAGTTGGAAGTGGATATGGACCTGCTTGGCATCGGCCACCTTATCCAGCCCACTGACATCACACTAGGAGGCTGTGGACCTGTTGACCTGGATGGGTCTACCCAAGTGCTTCTATTTGAGACTGAGCTGCACAGCTGTGGCAGTGTGCTTGCA aTGACTGCTGACTCCCTAGTGTACACCTTCACCCTGAATTACCAACCTAGTGCACTTGGTGCTACTCCCATCATTAGGACATCAAGTGCTGTGGTGGGCATTCAGTGTCATTACATGAG GCTGCATAATGTGAGCAGTAATGCCCTGAAACCAACCTGGATCCCCTACCACTCCACCCTGTCTGCTGAGGACCTCCTTGTATTCTCCCTGAGGCTCATGGCTG ATAACTGGCAGACGGAGAGGACATCCACGGTGTTCTTCCTTGGGGACCTCATCAACATTGAGGCTTCAGTGGTCCAGGCCAACCACGTGCCCCTCCGCGTGTTTGTGGATACCTGTGTAGCTACTTTGGACCCTGACATGAATGCTGTCCCCAGATATGCTTTCATTGAAAACAAGGG GTGTCTAATGGATTCCAAGCTGACCAACTCCCGCTCACAGTTCCTGTCAAGGGTACAGGATGACAAGCTGCAATTTCAGCTGGATGCTTTCCGGTTTGCCCAGGAGACCAGGAGTGCT ATCTATATATTCTGCCATCTGAAAGCCACTGCTGCCTTGCCAGATTCAGAAGGGAAGGCCTGCTCATTTCCTCTTGGAAAGGAGCG GTGGGTTAGTGCATCTGGGAATGACCAGGCGTGTAGTTGCTGCGACACCAGCTGTGCTGGGAGGAAGGGCAGGAGTGTGGATTCAG GTGCACAATATGAGGGTGGTGCAGTCCTGGGGCCCATTGTTATCCAGGAGGCTTCCAAAGATGTGCCTGAGTCCCCTGGCACTCTGACAGCTGATCACAGAGCAGGAG GTTCCTCTGAGGCTGTGATCATGGCAGCAGTGATGGCTGCAGTGGGACTGGCTTGCATGATTGTGCTGGCGACTGTCCTGGTGTGGAGACGCTACAAACATGTGTTGTAA
- the LOC118213314 gene encoding zona pellucida sperm-binding protein 3-like isoform X2 has translation MRGERLFIGLIVFGVFEYLCDAQGGYQSSNSNAGDFVTTPQLNRKPVGSQAPVTARPTFGRPWFTQGPATRPTIGRPGFTQGPATRPTIGRPGFTQAPVTPRPTLGGPKGSTIPVEPPTPKPDAVKAHCGESSVQLEVDMDLLGIGHLIQPTDITLGGCGPVDLDGPTQVLLFETELHSCGSVLAMTADSLVYTFTLNYQPSALGATPIIRTSSAVVGIQCHYMRLHNVSSNALKPTWIPYHSTLSAEDILVFSLRLMADKWQTERTSTVFFLGDLINIEASVVQANHVPLRVFVDTCVATLDPDMNAVPRYAFIENKGCLMDSKLTNSRSQFLSRVQDDKLQFQLDAFRFAQETRSAIYIFCHLKATAALPDSEGKACSFPLGKERWVSASGNDQACSCCDTSCAGRKGRSVDSGAQYEGGAVLGPIVIQEASKDVPESPGTLTADHRAGGSSEAVIMAAVMAAVGLACMIVLATVLVWRRYKPVL, from the exons ATGAGGGGAGAAAGGTTGTTTATCGGGTTGATAGTTTTTGgtgtatttgaatatttgtgtGATGCTCAAGGGGGATATCAGTCTTCCAACAGTAATGCAGGAGATTTTGTAACAACCCCACAGCTTAACAGGAAGCCAGTGGGCTCACAAGCACCTGTCACAGCCCGCCCAACATTTGGAAGACCATGGTTCACCCAGGGCCCTGCGACCCGCCCAACCATTGGACGGCCAGGCTTCACCCAGGGTCCTGCGACCCGCCCAACCATTGGACGGCCAG GCTTCACCCAGGCTCCTGTGACGCCCCGCCCGACCCTTGGGGGACCCAAAGGGTCTACAATTCCAGTGGAACCTCCTACACCTAAGCCAGATGCTGTGAAGGCTCACTGTGGGGAAAGCTCTGTTCAGTTGGAAGTGGATATGGACCTGCTTGGCATCGGCCACCTTATCCAGCCCACTGACATCACCCTAGGAGGCTGTGGACCTGTTGACCTGGATGGGCCTACCCAAGTGCTTCTATTTGAGACTGAGCTGCACAGCTGTGGCAGTGTGCTTGCA aTGACTGCTGACTCCCTAGTGTACACCTTCACCCTGAATTATCAACCTAGCGCACTTGGTGCTACTCCCATCATTAGAACATCAAGTGCCGTGGTGGGCATTCAGTGCCACTACATGAG GCTGCATAATGTGAGCAGTAATGCCCTGAAACCAACCTGGATCCCCTACCACTCCACCCTGTCTGCTGAGGACATCCTTGTATTCTCCCTGAGGCTCATGGCTG ATAAATGGCAGACGGAGAGGACATCCACTGTGTTCTTCCTGGGTGACCTCATCAACATTGAGGCTTCAGTGGTCCAGGCCAACCATGTGCCCCTCCGCGTGTTTGTGGATACCTGTGTAGCTACGTTGGACCCTGACATGAACGCTGTCCCCAGATATGCTTTCATTGAGAACAAGGG GTGTCTAATGGATTCCAAGCTGACCAACTCCCGCTCACAGTTCCTGTCAAGGGTACAGGATGACAAGCTGCAATTTCAGCTGGATGCTTTCCGGTTTGCCCAGGAGACCAGGAGTGCT ATCTATATATTCTGCCATCTGAAAGCCACTGCTGCCTTGCCAGATTCAGAAGGGAAGGCCTGCTCATTTCCTCTTGGAAAGGAACG GTGGGTTAGTGCATCTGGGAATGACCAGGCGTGTAGTTGCTGCGACACCAGCTGTGCTGGGAGGAAGGGCAGGAGTGTGGATTCAG GTGCACAATATGAGGGTGGTGCAGTCCTGGGGCCCATTGTTATCCAGGAGGCTTCCAAAGATGTGCCTGAGTCCCCTGGCACTCTGACAGCTGATCACAGAGCAGGAG GTTCCTCTGAGGCTGTGATCATGGCAGCAGTGATGGCTGCAGTGGGACTGGCTTGCATGATTGTGCTGGCGACTGTCCTGGTGTGGAGACGCTACAAACCTGTTTTGTAA
- the LOC118213314 gene encoding zona pellucida sperm-binding protein 3-like isoform X1, producing MRGERLFIGLIVFGVFEYLCDAQGGYQSSNSNAGDFVTTPQLNRKPVGSQAPVTARPTFGRPWFTQGPATRPTIGRPGFTQGPATRPTIGRPGFTQGPATRPTIGRPGFTQAPVTPRPTLGGPKGSTIPVEPPTPKPDAVKAHCGESSVQLEVDMDLLGIGHLIQPTDITLGGCGPVDLDGPTQVLLFETELHSCGSVLAMTADSLVYTFTLNYQPSALGATPIIRTSSAVVGIQCHYMRLHNVSSNALKPTWIPYHSTLSAEDILVFSLRLMADKWQTERTSTVFFLGDLINIEASVVQANHVPLRVFVDTCVATLDPDMNAVPRYAFIENKGCLMDSKLTNSRSQFLSRVQDDKLQFQLDAFRFAQETRSAIYIFCHLKATAALPDSEGKACSFPLGKERWVSASGNDQACSCCDTSCAGRKGRSVDSGAQYEGGAVLGPIVIQEASKDVPESPGTLTADHRAGGSSEAVIMAAVMAAVGLACMIVLATVLVWRRYKPVL from the exons ATGAGGGGAGAAAGGTTGTTTATCGGGTTGATAGTTTTTGgtgtatttgaatatttgtgtGATGCTCAAGGGGGATATCAGTCTTCCAACAGTAATGCAGGAGATTTTGTAACAACCCCACAGCTTAACAGGAAGCCAGTGGGCTCACAAGCACCTGTCACAGCCCGCCCAACATTTGGAAGACCATGGTTCACCCAGGGCCCTGCGACCCGCCCAACCATTGGACGGCCAGGCTTCACCCAGGGTCCTGCGACCCGCCCAACCATTGGACGGCCAGGCTTCACCCAGGGTCCTGCGACCCGCCCAACCATTGGACGGCCAGGCTTCACCCAGGCTCCTGTGACGCCCCGCCCGACCCTTGGGGGACCCAAAGGGTCTACAATTCCAGTGGAACCTCCTACACCTAAGCCAGATGCTGTGAAGGCTCACTGTGGGGAAAGCTCTGTTCAGTTGGAAGTGGATATGGACCTGCTTGGCATCGGCCACCTTATCCAGCCCACTGACATCACCCTAGGAGGCTGTGGACCTGTTGACCTGGATGGGCCTACCCAAGTGCTTCTATTTGAGACTGAGCTGCACAGCTGTGGCAGTGTGCTTGCA aTGACTGCTGACTCCCTAGTGTACACCTTCACCCTGAATTATCAACCTAGCGCACTTGGTGCTACTCCCATCATTAGAACATCAAGTGCCGTGGTGGGCATTCAGTGCCACTACATGAG GCTGCATAATGTGAGCAGTAATGCCCTGAAACCAACCTGGATCCCCTACCACTCCACCCTGTCTGCTGAGGACATCCTTGTATTCTCCCTGAGGCTCATGGCTG ATAAATGGCAGACGGAGAGGACATCCACTGTGTTCTTCCTGGGTGACCTCATCAACATTGAGGCTTCAGTGGTCCAGGCCAACCATGTGCCCCTCCGCGTGTTTGTGGATACCTGTGTAGCTACGTTGGACCCTGACATGAACGCTGTCCCCAGATATGCTTTCATTGAGAACAAGGG GTGTCTAATGGATTCCAAGCTGACCAACTCCCGCTCACAGTTCCTGTCAAGGGTACAGGATGACAAGCTGCAATTTCAGCTGGATGCTTTCCGGTTTGCCCAGGAGACCAGGAGTGCT ATCTATATATTCTGCCATCTGAAAGCCACTGCTGCCTTGCCAGATTCAGAAGGGAAGGCCTGCTCATTTCCTCTTGGAAAGGAACG GTGGGTTAGTGCATCTGGGAATGACCAGGCGTGTAGTTGCTGCGACACCAGCTGTGCTGGGAGGAAGGGCAGGAGTGTGGATTCAG GTGCACAATATGAGGGTGGTGCAGTCCTGGGGCCCATTGTTATCCAGGAGGCTTCCAAAGATGTGCCTGAGTCCCCTGGCACTCTGACAGCTGATCACAGAGCAGGAG GTTCCTCTGAGGCTGTGATCATGGCAGCAGTGATGGCTGCAGTGGGACTGGCTTGCATGATTGTGCTGGCGACTGTCCTGGTGTGGAGACGCTACAAACCTGTTTTGTAA
- the LOC118212360 gene encoding zona pellucida sperm-binding protein 3-like — MRGERLFSGLVVFGLLGYLCNAQGGYQSSNSNAGGFATTPQINRKPVGSQAPVTARPTFGRPWFTQGPATRPTIGRPGFTQAPVTPRPTLGGPKGSTIPVEPPTPKPDAVKAHCGESSVQLEVDMDLLGIGHLIQPTDITLGGCGPVDLDGPTQVLLFETELHSCGSVLAMTADSLVYTFTLNYQPSALGATPIIRTSSAVVGIQCHYMRLHNVSSNALKPTWIPYHSTLSAEDILVFSLRLMADKWQTERTSTVFFLGDLINIEASVVQANHVPLRVFVDTCVATLDPDMNAVPRYAFIENKGCLMDSKLTNSRSQFLSRVQDDKLQFQLDAFRFAQETRSAIYIFCHLKATAALPDSEGKACSFPLGKERWVSASGNDQACSCCDTSCAGRKGRSVDSGAQYEGGAVLGPIVIQEASKDVPESPGTLTADHRAGGSSEAVIMAAVMAAVGLACMIVLATVLVWRRYKPVL, encoded by the exons ATGAGGGGAGAAAGGCTGTTTAGTGGGTTGGTGGTGTTTGGTTTGTTGGGGTATTTATGTAATGCTCAAGGGGGATATCAGTCTTCCAACAGTAATGCAGGAGGTTTTGCAACAACCCCACAGATTAACAGGAAGCCAGTGGGTTCACAAGCACCTGTCACAGCCCGCCCAACGTTTGGAAGACCATGGTTTACCCAGGGTCCTGCGACCCGCCCAACCATTGGACGGCCAGGCTTCACCCAGGCTCCTGTGACGCCCCGCCCGACCCTTGGGGGACCCAAAGGGTCTACAATTCCAGTGGAACCTCCTACACCTAAGCCAGATGCTGTGAAGGCTCACTGTGGGGAAAGCTCTGTTCAGTTGGAAGTGGATATGGACCTGCTTGGCATCGGCCACCTTATCCAGCCCACTGACATCACCCTAGGAGGCTGTGGACCTGTTGACCTGGATGGGCCTACCCAAGTGCTTCTATTTGAGACTGAGCTGCACAGCTGTGGCAGTGTGCTTGCA aTGACTGCTGACTCCCTAGTGTACACCTTCACCCTGAATTATCAACCTAGCGCACTTGGTGCTACTCCCATCATTAGAACATCAAGTGCCGTGGTGGGCATTCAGTGCCACTACATGAG GCTGCATAATGTGAGCAGTAATGCCCTGAAACCAACCTGGATCCCCTACCACTCCACCCTGTCTGCTGAGGACATCCTTGTATTCTCCCTGAGGCTCATGGCTG ATAAATGGCAGACGGAGAGGACATCCACTGTGTTCTTCCTGGGTGACCTCATCAACATTGAGGCTTCAGTGGTCCAGGCCAACCATGTGCCCCTCCGCGTGTTTGTGGATACCTGTGTAGCTACGTTGGACCCTGACATGAACGCTGTCCCCAGATATGCTTTCATTGAGAACAAGGG GTGTCTAATGGATTCCAAGCTGACCAACTCCCGCTCACAGTTCCTGTCAAGGGTACAGGATGACAAGCTGCAATTTCAGCTGGATGCTTTCCGGTTTGCCCAGGAGACCAGGAGTGCT ATCTATATATTCTGCCATCTGAAAGCCACTGCTGCCTTGCCAGATTCAGAAGGGAAGGCCTGCTCATTTCCTCTTGGAAAGGAACG GTGGGTTAGTGCATCTGGGAATGACCAGGCGTGTAGTTGCTGCGACACCAGCTGTGCTGGGAGGAAGGGCAGGAGTGTGGATTCAG GTGCACAATATGAGGGTGGTGCAGTCCTGGGGCCCATTGTTATCCAGGAGGCTTCCAAAGATGTGCCTGAGTCCCCTGGCACTCTGACAGCTGATCACAGAGCAGGAG GTTCCTCTGAGGCTGTGATCATGGCAGCAGTGATGGCTGCAGTGGGACTGGCTTGCATGATTGTGCTGGCGACTGTCCTGGTGTGGAGACGCTACAAACCTGTTTTGTAA